CCACGGCGGCGCCACGCGGCAGGAATCGGTCGCCCATGCGCTCGAAGCCCTGGCCGACAGCGCGCCCGCCCATGTCCTGATCCACGACGCCGCGCGCCCGGTGCTGCCCGCCGCCGTGATCGCGGGCCTGATCGCCGCGCTCGACACCGTGCCGGGCGCGATCCCCGTGCTGCCGGTGGTCGACAGCGTGGTGCGCGGCGCGCAGGGCCTGCGCGACCACATGGTTGCGCGCGAGGACCTCTACCGCGTGCAGACCCCGCAAGCGTTTCATTATGACGCGATCCTTGCCGCCCACCGCGCGTGGGGTAAACAGGTGGGGGAAGCACAAGACAACAAGCCCGCCGAAGCGGGAGACGACGCCCAAGTCGCCGCCGCCGCAGGCCTGGCCGTGGCCCTCGTTCCGGGCGACGAAGCCCTGCGCAAGGTGACTTTCGCCAGCGATCTGGAGACCGAGACAATGCCTGTTGCGCCCACCGCGCCCATCGCCCTTCCTCGAACCGGTATGGGCTTTGATGTCCATCGCCTTGAATCGGGGCAGGAACTCTGGCTCTGCGGGATCAAGATCGATCACACCATGGGCCTGTCGGGTCATTCCGACGCCGACGTTGCGATCCATGCCCTCGTCGATGCGATCCTGGGTGCCATCGCGGCGGGCGACATCGGCGACCACTTCCCGCCGTCCGACCCGCAGTGGAAGGGCGCCTCGTCCGACCGGTTCCTCGCCCATGCTGCCCACCTCGTCGACCAGAGCGGCCACCAGATCGCCCATGTCGACGTGACGATCATCTGCGAAGCGCCCAAGATCGGCCCGCACAAGGCCGCCATGCGCGCGCGCCTTGCCGAAATCCTCAAGCTTCCGCTCGACCGGGTGAGCGTCAAGGCCACCACCACCGAACGCCTCGGCCTGACCGGACGCGGCGAAGGCATCGCGGCCCAGGCCGTCGCCACGGTGATGCCGAAATGACCGTGCGCCGCGCCGCCCTCATCGCTGCCCTGGCCGCCATGGCCGGCGCGCAGACGGTACAGGCGGCGCCCGCACCCGGCCCCGCATCGAACAGGGCCCCCTGCCTCGACAACAGCGATGTCGAGGCCATCGTGACTTATGCCCTGCCCTCGGCCATGGGCAGCGCGATGAGCGCCTGCGCGCCCCACCTTTCGCCCCAGGGCTTCTTTGCCCGCGAAGGCCAGGGCCTGCTCACCCGCTATGCCGCCGCCAAGCCCGCCGCCTGGCCCCATGCCAAGGCCGCGCTGCTCAAGCTCGCGCAACAAGGCGGCACGGGCGCGAACGGCAAGATCGACCCCACGATCGCCAGCATGGCCCATCTGCCCGATACGGCGCTGCAACCCTTTGCCGACGGCATGGTCGGCCAACTGGTGAGCGAACGCCTCAAGCCCGACCAGTGCGGCGCGCTCGAAATGGCCACGCGCCTGCTCGCCCCGCTCCCGCCGGGCAATACCGCCGCTCTCGTCGGCTTCGTTTTACACCTGACCGCGCCGCGGCCGGGAACCACCGGTGCGCCGGTGGGTAAATCCGGGCTCCCTTTGTGCCCGACAGACCTGTGACAAGCGAAAGTCCCCTTATGGATTGCCTACTTCCCCAGGACATCGTGGCGCTGGCCCAGCGCGTGATCGACGAAAACCGTGACGCGGGGCGCACCGTCGCCCTTGCCGAAAGCTGCACCGGCGGCCTCGTCGCCGCCGCGCTGACCGAAATCGCGGGCTCGTCGAGCGTGGTCGACCGCGGCTTCGTGACCTATTCGAACGAGGCCAAGCACGAGCAACTGGGCGTCTCGCTCGACGTGATCGACGCTGTGGGCGCGGTCTCGGTCGCGGTGGCCTGGTCGATGGCGCAAGGCGCGCTGGCGCACTCGGGCGCCGATGTCGCCGTGGCGATCACCGGCATTGCCGGGCCCGATGGCGGCTCGGAGCAGAAGCCGGTGGGCACGGTCGTTTTCGCGCGGGCCGAACGCGGGCAGAACCCCGAAGACATCATGGCCGAAACCCGCCTGTTCGACGATTGCCACACCCGCAGCGCCGTGCGCCATGCCGCCACGCTCTGCGCGCTCGAACTGCTGCTTCCGCTCGCCGATACGCTGGTTCCGGCCGAGCCGACCGATGAGCTTCCCGAACCGGGCGAAGAAAACAACCTCGTCCCCTGACAGGAGCAACCTCCGGTCGTTGCCCCCGATCAGACGTGGGGCAACGACCGGAAACAGCCGACAGGATCAGGCCCCCCCAGAGTCAGGTCAGGGCCTCGTTCCCGTAAAGCCGCTCGGCCCGCGTCTCGAACGCGGCCACCATCTTGCGGAACGCGCGATCCAGATATTGCCCGGCGATCTTCTCGAACAGGGCATTGCGGAAGCTGAACTCGACCGTGAAGGCGATCGTGCAGCCTCCGTTGTCCGCGTCCTCGAAAACCCAGTTGTTCGACAGGCTCTTCATCGGCCCGTCGAGATAGTCGACCTCGATGCGCCCCGGATCACCATCACGGGGCGCATGCTTGTGCACGCGCGAGGT
The genomic region above belongs to Novosphingobium sp. IK01 and contains:
- a CDS encoding CinA family protein produces the protein MDCLLPQDIVALAQRVIDENRDAGRTVALAESCTGGLVAAALTEIAGSSSVVDRGFVTYSNEAKHEQLGVSLDVIDAVGAVSVAVAWSMAQGALAHSGADVAVAITGIAGPDGGSEQKPVGTVVFARAERGQNPEDIMAETRLFDDCHTRSAVRHAATLCALELLLPLADTLVPAEPTDELPEPGEENNLVP
- a CDS encoding type II toxin-antitoxin system RatA family toxin codes for the protein MPRIAERRSLAWSARQMYDLVADVRRYPEFLPWVVATRIKSDSETEMVADMMVGFNALREKFTSRVHKHAPRDGDPGRIEVDYLDGPMKSLSNNWVFEDADNGGCTIAFTVEFSFRNALFEKIAGQYLDRAFRKMVAAFETRAERLYGNEALT
- a CDS encoding bifunctional 2-C-methyl-D-erythritol 4-phosphate cytidylyltransferase/2-C-methyl-D-erythritol 2,4-cyclodiphosphate synthase, which produces MTTPPPPSPSVQPSPAAPSAAAIVVAAGKGLRAGGAVPKQFAIWHGKPLVRHSVEALVAAGIAPIVVAIPAGWEQTAAASLQGLPDLVFIHGGATRQESVAHALEALADSAPAHVLIHDAARPVLPAAVIAGLIAALDTVPGAIPVLPVVDSVVRGAQGLRDHMVAREDLYRVQTPQAFHYDAILAAHRAWGKQVGEAQDNKPAEAGDDAQVAAAAGLAVALVPGDEALRKVTFASDLETETMPVAPTAPIALPRTGMGFDVHRLESGQELWLCGIKIDHTMGLSGHSDADVAIHALVDAILGAIAAGDIGDHFPPSDPQWKGASSDRFLAHAAHLVDQSGHQIAHVDVTIICEAPKIGPHKAAMRARLAEILKLPLDRVSVKATTTERLGLTGRGEGIAAQAVATVMPK